A genomic segment from Solenopsis invicta isolate M01_SB chromosome 5, UNIL_Sinv_3.0, whole genome shotgun sequence encodes:
- the LOC105205797 gene encoding uncharacterized protein LOC105205797 isoform X2 produces MLELVERKASGISWPTCRPQNLDAFGKNNPKKGVLFRRREKNCTREKRWRRDSKGLLCSLGQLGCSNSYSPDTLGTWKFHKVSRTSHEGMSTGAGDEGGGGVGGVQSSGGGRNTPPHGSPTPMDKATLKVHLPNGGFNVVKFGDAIDVKGIISLVTSRLAVGTRHYRNLYAMRLHHPGSGESYWLHQDTTMYQVQEKYERKHPHCEWRYELRVRYLPQNLNDLYEKDKVTFYYYYDQVRNDYLLANHATLDQDVAVQLCCLEIRYFFKDMPQIALDKKSNLEYLEREVGLHKFLPRSVLNGMKPKALRKLIQQHFKKVAALSELECMFKFFDLLRAYYRFDQERFICALGSSWSIPVELVIGPDLGISYMAHRGGTVPTRMAEFSQIQSIQTLVSDCKEHAKACIKLRVAGAAETLSITCSSLDQAESLADLIDGYCRLVTGSNTSLWNRKDAQPPKYRQDGTSSPAEKNAGKTGTILSEDYAEIVDEEGDYSTPATRDYEIVRNQVELSEIIGEGQFGNVHKGSYKGRDGQTIAVAVKTCKVDADLATAEKFLEEAYIMQQFEHPHIIRLIGVCSEAPIWLVMELARLGEMRAYLQSNKHRLDLATLLLYTFQLSTALSYLESKKFVHRDIAARNVLVSAHNCVKLADFGLSRWVEDQSYYTASKCKLPIKWMAPESINFRRFTTSSDVWMFGVCMWEILMLGVKPFQGVKNNEVIRKLENGERLALPNHCPPRLYSLMSQCWSYEPSKRPTFKEIRETLHEILLEEKHQQQETMRRENRRVQAMSWGADDVPPPKPSRQPQNTPEQSQLSAAPVSTYIVAQSPEVLAQLLKDNQARGVCPSVYTTPASPFNTLAVQFQDEDQVLTTAVVSDLPFFDPALSEPPSITSHDTTQLGGDSTLSDTNLDSLDSSDSIPLMSSLSISDTAAQTQSPAANRKQQKVKEMQNMYAVSSKVVGSITGDLYSPVQKFSVSSAVPPPPAAVSVASAAVAGNACGEIYGPVTSFTQSSAIVGNLSQSASLGGNYGENSGNFGPSSLGSSVVISNSSSQAQFAASGSHALSQSINYGNFAASNNTSQVFSSGGGGQSTNQNVSGVQSAGGSSSGGGGGGGGSSVVYSRNISSANVGSTVSNADCLYGPVLKFRAQNVQPQLAVAVTAAATDLKPVSAAAGNYGQTGRSNLVVQNLQSQPIYAQNYPHQQIYSNIAQPGQQSMYLLQMQHMQNIPRQNVVSQAVSYAAIQHTNQQLSGTNPIYTAHTTPVSVVQAQKVHMPNYAHQVQSGISGQTATCQATGSNQSAGIGIMQASSIPSHFVMSSSATQQNIHSISSAFIVDQQQPSSLGSIDYTQVHVNVGNVMTNMSGAHQQQVAQPQMATGVAKGANISQIATGVAKITTFVTSQKQDEQLTSSTDGTLSGSLISSAVSDSTVSSSSSMTEEAQQDQRNVHSQLFDSLTDNFNSGIDDEQKLLEQRLLEQQRQSEEDSRWLAREEKRLSIATSGDESASPPVPRSVTQSPSHEPHSANTGSLGSDKSSDKVIVVKKMEPTPTADLDRTNDKVYDCTTSVVRAIMSLSQGVQQSKADQYLELVRRVGIELRALLSSVDVLVKILPISAHREVEMAHKVLSKDMAELVAAMKLAQTYSATTLDAEYRKGMLSAAHILAMDAKNLLDVIDSIRIRYPYVDSQICQKQCDVVNRTRESTPENRIRSSQSGEQFLRRSQSTERQGTTFRQSQSGDLLHRMGQSVDRSSPGSQSDHNSGSSLERRHNIVTNSLERNSTARRQMATNSLERKRPSLTCNAGPMNNSVNLVPVACNLVQTVSPVIHPSQSVTTGVNQQTVFTTNSKATSETSINDS; encoded by the exons CCATGAGGGGATGAGCACTGGAGCAggagatgaaggtggaggaggTGTCGGAGGTGTCCAGAGCAGCGGCGGTGGCAGGAACACCCCGCCGCATGGCTCGCCCACCCCTATGGACAAGGCGACCTTAAAAGTCCATCTTCCCAACG GTGGCTTTAACGTCGTCAAATTCGGTGATGCGATCGACGTTAAAGGTATCATCTCTTTGGTAACTAGTCGATTAGCCGTTGGTACTAGACATTATCGAAATCTGTACGCAATGAGGCTACATCATCCCGGATCCGGAGAGAGTTATTGGTTGCATCAGGACACAACGATGTATCAG GTACAAGAAAAGTACGAGCGAAAGCATCCGCATTGTGAATGGAGGTATGAACTCCGAGTGCGTTATCTTCCTCAGAATCTGAATGATCTCTATGAGAAAGACAAGGTCACGTTTTACTATTATTACGATCAG GTGCGAAACGATTATCTGCTTGCGAACCATGCCACTCTGGACCAGGACGTCGCGGTTCAGCTCTGCTGCCTGGAGATCCGCTATTTCTTCAAGGACATGCCGCAAATCGCTCTGGACAAGAAGAGCAATCTGGAATACCTGGAGCGTGAG GTTGGCCTACACAAATTTCTGCCACGCTCTGTGCTGAACGGGATGAAGCCAAAAGCGCTCCGAAAATTGATACAGCAACACTTTAAAAAAGTCGCGGCGTTGTCTGAACTTGAGTGCATGTTCAAATTCTTTGATCTACTGCGAGCGTATTATCGTTTCGACCAGGAAAGATTTATATGTGCTTTAGGG TCAAGCTGGTCAATACCTGTAGAACTAGTCATTGGACCGGACTTAGGTATATCTTACATGGCTCATCGAGGCGGAACAGTG cCGACTAGGATGGCAGAATTTTCGCAAATACAATCCATCCAAACGTTAGTGTCTGATTGCAAAGAACACGCGAAGGCGTGCATTAAATTGAGGGTCGCGGGCGCTGCGGAGACTCTCAGTATCACTTGTTCCAGTTTAGATCAAGCGGAAAGTCTCGCAGATTTGATTGATGGATATTGTAGACTAGTCACAGGCAGCAACACTTCATTGTGGAACAGAAAAG atGCACAACCACCGAAATATAGGCAAGATGGTACCAGCAGCCCAGCGGAGAAGAACGCCGGTAAAACTGGAACCATTTTGTCTGAAGATTATGCGGAGATCGTCGACGAAGAGGGAGATTATTCAACCCCAGCTA CTCGTGATTATGAGATAGTCCGAAATCAAGTAGAATTAAGTGAAATCATAGGGGAGGGACAATTTGGCAACGTCCATAAAGGATCATACAAAGGAAGAGATGGCCAGACTATCGCCGTTGCCGTCAAGACCTGCAAGGTTGATGCGGATCTTGCGACTGCCGAAAAATTCCTTGAAGAAGCCT ATATTATGCAGCAGTTTGAGCATCCGCACATTATCAGACTGATCGGCGTCTGTTCAGAGGCGCCAATTTGGCTCGTGATGGAATTAGCCAGACTCGGAGAAATGCGTGCTTATCTGCAGTCTAATAAGCACCGTCTAGATCTTGCCACACTTTTACTGTATACCTTCCAATTGAGCACTGCCCTCTCGTATCTCGAAAGCAAGAAATTCGTGCACAG AGATATCGCTGCGAGAAACGTATTGGTTTCAGCGCACAATTGCGTCAAGTTAGCGGACTTCGGCCTTAGTAGATGGGTAGAAGATCAAAGCTATTATACTGCTAGCAAATGTAAGCTGCCAATTAAATGGATGGCGCCGGAAAGTATAAACTTCCGAAGATTTACGACTTCATCCGACGTTTGGATGTTTG GTGTATGTATGTGGGAAATTTTAATGTTAGGCGTAAAACCATTCCAAGGCGTAAAAAATAACGAAGTGATACGCAAGCTGGAGAACGGAGAGAGACTCGCGCTTCCCAATCACTGTCCGCCACGATTGTATTCTTTAATGTCTCAGTGTTGGAGCTACGAACCTAGCAAGAGACCAACATTTAAAGAGATTAGAGAAACTTTACA TGAGATTTTGCTAGAAGAAAAACATCAGCAGCAAGAGACGATGAGACGAGAGAACAGAAGGGTACAAGCTATGTCCTGGG GTGCAGACGATGTGCCGCCACCGAAACCCTCCCGGCAGCCACAAAATACACCGGAGCAATCGCAACTATCCGCGGCACCGGTATCCACGTACATCGTGGCGCAAAGTCCCGAGGTTCTCGCGCAACTTCTCAAGGACAACCAAGCCAGAGGGGTATGTCCCTCCGTGTACACGACACCCGCGTCTCCCTTCAACACCCTGGCGGTACAATTTCAAGACGAGGATCAAGTCCTGACTACCGCCGTTGTATCCGACTTACCCTTCTTTGACCCCGCGCTTTCCGAACCGCCGTCCATTACCTCGCACGACACCACCCAATTAGGTGGTGATTCCACTCTGTCCGACACCAACCTAGACTCCCTCGATTCCTCGGATAGCATTCCCCTCATGTCGAGCCTGAGCATTTCAGACACGGCAGCGCAGACGCAGTCACCCGCCGCCAACCGAAAGCAGCAGAAGGTTAAAGAGATGCAAAACATGTATGCGGTTAGCTCAAAGGTGGTCGGTAGCATCACGGGGGACCTGTATTCCCCCGTGCAGAAATTCTCTGTGTCCAGCGCCGTTCCGCCGCCACCCGCGGCCGTGTCAGTCGCGTCAGCCGCGGTCGCGGGCAACGCCTGCGGCGAGATATACGGACCGGTCACTAGTTTCACCCAGAGCTCAGCTATCGTTGGTAATCTCAGTCAAAGCGCTAGCTTAGGTGGTAATTACGGTGAGAATTCCGGGAATTTCGGCCCTAGTAGTTTGGGAAGCAgtgttgtaatatcaaataGTAGCAGCCAGGCGCAATTCGCTGCGAGTGGTTCGCATGCTCTCAGTCAGTCGATTAATTACGGTAACTTCGCGGCAAGTAACAACACAAGCCAAGTATTTAGTAGTGGTGGCGGCGGCCAGTCTACGAATCAGAATGTCAGCGGCGTGCAGAGTGCTGGCGGTAGTAgtagcggcggcggtggcggtggtggtggtagtagcGTTGTTTACTCTCGTAATATTAGCTCGGCGAACGTAGGTAGTACTGTGTCGAATGCGGACTGTTTGTATGGTCCGGTACTCAAGTTCCGCGCGCAGAACGTTCAACCGCAGTTGGCTGTAGCCGTGACCGCGGCCGCGACCGATTTGAAACCAGTTAGCGCGGCAGCTGGAAATTATGGTCAAACCGGAAGAAGTAATCTGGTAGTGCAGAATCTACAATCGCAGCCGATATATGCGCAGAATTATCCACACCAACAAATCTATTCTAATATCGCTCAGCCGGGACAGCAGTCTATGTATCTGCTGCAAATGCAGCACATGCAGAATATCCCGCGGCAGAATGTCGTTTCTCAAGCCGTATCTTATGCGGCGATACAGCACACGAACCAGCAATTAAGCGGCACTAATCCTATTTACACGGCTCACACCACGCCCGTGTCAGTGGTCCAAGCTCAAAAGGTGCACATGCCTAATTATGCTCACCAAGTTCAATCTGGAATTAGCGGTCAGACGGCGACTTGTCAAGCAACCGGCTCGAATCAATCGGCAGGCATTGGGATAATGCAAGCTTCCTCTATTCCGTCACACTTTGTCATGTCGTCATCGGCGACTCAGCAGAATATCCATTCAATATCATCTGCCTTTATAGTAGACCAACAGCAACCAAGTTCTCTTGGTTCTATTGATTATACTCAAGTACACGTTAACGTTGGCAATGTAATGACGAATATGAGCGGTGCGCATCAGCAACAAGTAGCGCAACCTCAGATGGCTACCGGGGTCGCGAAGGGGGCAAATATATCGCAAATTGCGACGGGCGTCGCCAAGATCACTACCTTCGTGACATCACAAAAGCAGGACGAGCAGTTGACGAGCTCGACCGACGGCACTCTCTCCGGCTCTCTGATCTCTTCCGCTGTCAGCGACAGCACCGTGTCGTCTAGCAGCTCGATGACAGAGGAGGCACAACAAGATCAG aGAAACGTACATTCGCAACTGTTCGACAGTCTGACTGATAATTTCAATAGTGGCATTGATGACGAACAAAAGCTACTGGAACAACGGTTGTTGGAACAACAACGACAGTCTGAAGAAGATAGTCGCTGGCTCGCGAGAGAAGAG AAACGTTTATCGATTGCTACAAGTGGTGATGAAAGTGCTAGTCCCCCGGTTCCACGATCAGTTACTCAATCACCAAGCCATGAACCACATTCTGCCAATACTGGCTCTCTTGGCTCGGATAAGAGTTCTGATAAAGTAATTGTAGTAAAG aaaatggAACCTACACCTACGGCAGATTTGGACAGAACTAACGATAAAGTATATGATTGTACTACAAGCGTCGTTCGTGCAATCATGTCATTATCACAAg GTGTTCAACAGAGCAAGGCTGATCAGTATTTAGAGCTAGTACGTAGAGTAGGGATCGAATTAAGGGCACTACTATCTTCTGTGGATGTTTTGGTAAAAATATTACCAATATCCGCGCATCGCGAAGTAGAAATGGCGCATAAAGTATTAAGTAAAGATATGGCAGAGCTGGTGGCTGCTATGAAGTTGGCACAAACTTACAGTGCCACTACGTTGGACGCTGAGTATcgaaa GGGAATGCTTTCTGCAGCTCATATTTTAGCCATGGACGCGAAGAATCTGTTAGACGTAATCGATTCCATCCGTATTCGTTATCCATACGTAGACAGTCAGATTTGCCAAAAGCAATGCGATGTTGTTAACAGAACGCGGGAATCTACACCCGAGAATCGCATTCGTTCAAGTCAGTCAGGCGAGCAGTTTCTCAGAAGAAGTCAGTCGACCGAACGACAAGGCACGACCTTCAGACAAAGCCAAAGTGGTGATCTGTTACACAGAATGGGCCAATCCGTAGATCGATCTTCACCG GGAAGTCAATCCGATCACAATTCCGGCAGCAGCTTAGAAAGAAGACACAATATAGTAACTAATAGCCTTGAACGCAACTCGACTGCGAGAAGACAAATGGCTACTAATAGCTTAGAAAGAAAAAGACCCTCATTGACATGTAACGCAGGGCCTATGAATAATTCTGTTAATTTAGTGCCAGTCGCTTGCAATTTGGTTCAGACAGTAAGTCCCGTCATACATCCAAGTCAATCGGTTACAACGGGCGTTAATCAACAAACGGTGTTTACGACTAATAGTAAAGCCACAAGTGAGACTTCAATAAATGACAGCTAA
- the LOC105205797 gene encoding focal adhesion kinase 1 isoform X4 — MSTGAGDEGGGGVGGVQSSGGGRNTPPHGSPTPMDKATLKVHLPNGGFNVVKFGDAIDVKGIISLVTSRLAVGTRHYRNLYAMRLHHPGSGESYWLHQDTTMYQVQEKYERKHPHCEWRYELRVRYLPQNLNDLYEKDKVTFYYYYDQVRNDYLLANHATLDQDVAVQLCCLEIRYFFKDMPQIALDKKSNLEYLEREVGLHKFLPRSVLNGMKPKALRKLIQQHFKKVAALSELECMFKFFDLLRAYYRFDQERFICALGSSWSIPVELVIGPDLGISYMAHRGGTVPTRMAEFSQIQSIQTLVSDCKEHAKACIKLRVAGAAETLSITCSSLDQAESLADLIDGYCRLVTGSNTSLWNRKAGSWKNYPCPCKDAQPPKYRQDGTSSPAEKNAGKTGTILSEDYAEIVDEEGDYSTPATRDYEIVRNQVELSEIIGEGQFGNVHKGSYKGRDGQTIAVAVKTCKVDADLATAEKFLEEAYIMQQFEHPHIIRLIGVCSEAPIWLVMELARLGEMRAYLQSNKHRLDLATLLLYTFQLSTALSYLESKKFVHRDIAARNVLVSAHNCVKLADFGLSRWVEDQSYYTASKCKLPIKWMAPESINFRRFTTSSDVWMFGVCMWEILMLGVKPFQGVKNNEVIRKLENGERLALPNHCPPRLYSLMSQCWSYEPSKRPTFKEIRETLHEILLEEKHQQQETMRRENRRVQAMSWGADDVPPPKPSRQPQNTPEQSQLSAAPVSTYIVAQSPEVLAQLLKDNQARGVCPSVYTTPASPFNTLAVQFQDEDQVLTTAVVSDLPFFDPALSEPPSITSHDTTQLGGDSTLSDTNLDSLDSSDSIPLMSSLSISDTAAQTQSPAANRKQQKVKEMQNMYAVSSKVVGSITGDLYSPVQKFSVSSAVPPPPAAVSVASAAVAGNACGEIYGPVTSFTQSSAIVGNLSQSASLGGNYGENSGNFGPSSLGSSVVISNSSSQAQFAASGSHALSQSINYGNFAASNNTSQVFSSGGGGQSTNQNVSGVQSAGGSSSGGGGGGGGSSVVYSRNISSANVGSTVSNADCLYGPVLKFRAQNVQPQLAVAVTAAATDLKPVSAAAGNYGQTGRSNLVVQNLQSQPIYAQNYPHQQIYSNIAQPGQQSMYLLQMQHMQNIPRQNVVSQAVSYAAIQHTNQQLSGTNPIYTAHTTPVSVVQAQKVHMPNYAHQVQSGISGQTATCQATGSNQSAGIGIMQASSIPSHFVMSSSATQQNIHSISSAFIVDQQQPSSLGSIDYTQVHVNVGNVMTNMSGAHQQQVAQPQMATGVAKGANISQIATGVAKITTFVTSQKQDEQLTSSTDGTLSGSLISSAVSDSTVSSSSSMTEEAQQDQRNVHSQLFDSLTDNFNSGIDDEQKLLEQRLLEQQRQSEEDSRWLAREEKRLSIATSGDESASPPVPRSVTQSPSHEPHSANTGSLGSDKSSDKVIVVKKMEPTPTADLDRTNDKVYDCTTSVVRAIMSLSQGVQQSKADQYLELVRRVGIELRALLSSVDVLVKILPISAHREVEMAHKVLSKDMAELVAAMKLAQTYSATTLDAEYRKGMLSAAHILAMDAKNLLDVIDSIRIRYPYVDSQICQKQCDVVNRTRESTPENRIRSSQSGEQFLRRSQSTERQGTTFRQSQSGDLLHRMGQSVDRSSPGSQSDHNSGSSLERRHNIVTNSLERNSTARRQMATNSLERKRPSLTCNAGPMNNSVNLVPVACNLVQTVSPVIHPSQSVTTGVNQQTVFTTNSKATSETSINDS; from the exons ATGAGCACTGGAGCAggagatgaaggtggaggaggTGTCGGAGGTGTCCAGAGCAGCGGCGGTGGCAGGAACACCCCGCCGCATGGCTCGCCCACCCCTATGGACAAGGCGACCTTAAAAGTCCATCTTCCCAACG GTGGCTTTAACGTCGTCAAATTCGGTGATGCGATCGACGTTAAAGGTATCATCTCTTTGGTAACTAGTCGATTAGCCGTTGGTACTAGACATTATCGAAATCTGTACGCAATGAGGCTACATCATCCCGGATCCGGAGAGAGTTATTGGTTGCATCAGGACACAACGATGTATCAG GTACAAGAAAAGTACGAGCGAAAGCATCCGCATTGTGAATGGAGGTATGAACTCCGAGTGCGTTATCTTCCTCAGAATCTGAATGATCTCTATGAGAAAGACAAGGTCACGTTTTACTATTATTACGATCAG GTGCGAAACGATTATCTGCTTGCGAACCATGCCACTCTGGACCAGGACGTCGCGGTTCAGCTCTGCTGCCTGGAGATCCGCTATTTCTTCAAGGACATGCCGCAAATCGCTCTGGACAAGAAGAGCAATCTGGAATACCTGGAGCGTGAG GTTGGCCTACACAAATTTCTGCCACGCTCTGTGCTGAACGGGATGAAGCCAAAAGCGCTCCGAAAATTGATACAGCAACACTTTAAAAAAGTCGCGGCGTTGTCTGAACTTGAGTGCATGTTCAAATTCTTTGATCTACTGCGAGCGTATTATCGTTTCGACCAGGAAAGATTTATATGTGCTTTAGGG TCAAGCTGGTCAATACCTGTAGAACTAGTCATTGGACCGGACTTAGGTATATCTTACATGGCTCATCGAGGCGGAACAGTG cCGACTAGGATGGCAGAATTTTCGCAAATACAATCCATCCAAACGTTAGTGTCTGATTGCAAAGAACACGCGAAGGCGTGCATTAAATTGAGGGTCGCGGGCGCTGCGGAGACTCTCAGTATCACTTGTTCCAGTTTAGATCAAGCGGAAAGTCTCGCAGATTTGATTGATGGATATTGTAGACTAGTCACAGGCAGCAACACTTCATTGTGGAACAGAAAAG CTGGATCATGGAAGAATTATCCCTGTCCATGCAAAG atGCACAACCACCGAAATATAGGCAAGATGGTACCAGCAGCCCAGCGGAGAAGAACGCCGGTAAAACTGGAACCATTTTGTCTGAAGATTATGCGGAGATCGTCGACGAAGAGGGAGATTATTCAACCCCAGCTA CTCGTGATTATGAGATAGTCCGAAATCAAGTAGAATTAAGTGAAATCATAGGGGAGGGACAATTTGGCAACGTCCATAAAGGATCATACAAAGGAAGAGATGGCCAGACTATCGCCGTTGCCGTCAAGACCTGCAAGGTTGATGCGGATCTTGCGACTGCCGAAAAATTCCTTGAAGAAGCCT ATATTATGCAGCAGTTTGAGCATCCGCACATTATCAGACTGATCGGCGTCTGTTCAGAGGCGCCAATTTGGCTCGTGATGGAATTAGCCAGACTCGGAGAAATGCGTGCTTATCTGCAGTCTAATAAGCACCGTCTAGATCTTGCCACACTTTTACTGTATACCTTCCAATTGAGCACTGCCCTCTCGTATCTCGAAAGCAAGAAATTCGTGCACAG AGATATCGCTGCGAGAAACGTATTGGTTTCAGCGCACAATTGCGTCAAGTTAGCGGACTTCGGCCTTAGTAGATGGGTAGAAGATCAAAGCTATTATACTGCTAGCAAATGTAAGCTGCCAATTAAATGGATGGCGCCGGAAAGTATAAACTTCCGAAGATTTACGACTTCATCCGACGTTTGGATGTTTG GTGTATGTATGTGGGAAATTTTAATGTTAGGCGTAAAACCATTCCAAGGCGTAAAAAATAACGAAGTGATACGCAAGCTGGAGAACGGAGAGAGACTCGCGCTTCCCAATCACTGTCCGCCACGATTGTATTCTTTAATGTCTCAGTGTTGGAGCTACGAACCTAGCAAGAGACCAACATTTAAAGAGATTAGAGAAACTTTACA TGAGATTTTGCTAGAAGAAAAACATCAGCAGCAAGAGACGATGAGACGAGAGAACAGAAGGGTACAAGCTATGTCCTGGG GTGCAGACGATGTGCCGCCACCGAAACCCTCCCGGCAGCCACAAAATACACCGGAGCAATCGCAACTATCCGCGGCACCGGTATCCACGTACATCGTGGCGCAAAGTCCCGAGGTTCTCGCGCAACTTCTCAAGGACAACCAAGCCAGAGGGGTATGTCCCTCCGTGTACACGACACCCGCGTCTCCCTTCAACACCCTGGCGGTACAATTTCAAGACGAGGATCAAGTCCTGACTACCGCCGTTGTATCCGACTTACCCTTCTTTGACCCCGCGCTTTCCGAACCGCCGTCCATTACCTCGCACGACACCACCCAATTAGGTGGTGATTCCACTCTGTCCGACACCAACCTAGACTCCCTCGATTCCTCGGATAGCATTCCCCTCATGTCGAGCCTGAGCATTTCAGACACGGCAGCGCAGACGCAGTCACCCGCCGCCAACCGAAAGCAGCAGAAGGTTAAAGAGATGCAAAACATGTATGCGGTTAGCTCAAAGGTGGTCGGTAGCATCACGGGGGACCTGTATTCCCCCGTGCAGAAATTCTCTGTGTCCAGCGCCGTTCCGCCGCCACCCGCGGCCGTGTCAGTCGCGTCAGCCGCGGTCGCGGGCAACGCCTGCGGCGAGATATACGGACCGGTCACTAGTTTCACCCAGAGCTCAGCTATCGTTGGTAATCTCAGTCAAAGCGCTAGCTTAGGTGGTAATTACGGTGAGAATTCCGGGAATTTCGGCCCTAGTAGTTTGGGAAGCAgtgttgtaatatcaaataGTAGCAGCCAGGCGCAATTCGCTGCGAGTGGTTCGCATGCTCTCAGTCAGTCGATTAATTACGGTAACTTCGCGGCAAGTAACAACACAAGCCAAGTATTTAGTAGTGGTGGCGGCGGCCAGTCTACGAATCAGAATGTCAGCGGCGTGCAGAGTGCTGGCGGTAGTAgtagcggcggcggtggcggtggtggtggtagtagcGTTGTTTACTCTCGTAATATTAGCTCGGCGAACGTAGGTAGTACTGTGTCGAATGCGGACTGTTTGTATGGTCCGGTACTCAAGTTCCGCGCGCAGAACGTTCAACCGCAGTTGGCTGTAGCCGTGACCGCGGCCGCGACCGATTTGAAACCAGTTAGCGCGGCAGCTGGAAATTATGGTCAAACCGGAAGAAGTAATCTGGTAGTGCAGAATCTACAATCGCAGCCGATATATGCGCAGAATTATCCACACCAACAAATCTATTCTAATATCGCTCAGCCGGGACAGCAGTCTATGTATCTGCTGCAAATGCAGCACATGCAGAATATCCCGCGGCAGAATGTCGTTTCTCAAGCCGTATCTTATGCGGCGATACAGCACACGAACCAGCAATTAAGCGGCACTAATCCTATTTACACGGCTCACACCACGCCCGTGTCAGTGGTCCAAGCTCAAAAGGTGCACATGCCTAATTATGCTCACCAAGTTCAATCTGGAATTAGCGGTCAGACGGCGACTTGTCAAGCAACCGGCTCGAATCAATCGGCAGGCATTGGGATAATGCAAGCTTCCTCTATTCCGTCACACTTTGTCATGTCGTCATCGGCGACTCAGCAGAATATCCATTCAATATCATCTGCCTTTATAGTAGACCAACAGCAACCAAGTTCTCTTGGTTCTATTGATTATACTCAAGTACACGTTAACGTTGGCAATGTAATGACGAATATGAGCGGTGCGCATCAGCAACAAGTAGCGCAACCTCAGATGGCTACCGGGGTCGCGAAGGGGGCAAATATATCGCAAATTGCGACGGGCGTCGCCAAGATCACTACCTTCGTGACATCACAAAAGCAGGACGAGCAGTTGACGAGCTCGACCGACGGCACTCTCTCCGGCTCTCTGATCTCTTCCGCTGTCAGCGACAGCACCGTGTCGTCTAGCAGCTCGATGACAGAGGAGGCACAACAAGATCAG aGAAACGTACATTCGCAACTGTTCGACAGTCTGACTGATAATTTCAATAGTGGCATTGATGACGAACAAAAGCTACTGGAACAACGGTTGTTGGAACAACAACGACAGTCTGAAGAAGATAGTCGCTGGCTCGCGAGAGAAGAG AAACGTTTATCGATTGCTACAAGTGGTGATGAAAGTGCTAGTCCCCCGGTTCCACGATCAGTTACTCAATCACCAAGCCATGAACCACATTCTGCCAATACTGGCTCTCTTGGCTCGGATAAGAGTTCTGATAAAGTAATTGTAGTAAAG aaaatggAACCTACACCTACGGCAGATTTGGACAGAACTAACGATAAAGTATATGATTGTACTACAAGCGTCGTTCGTGCAATCATGTCATTATCACAAg GTGTTCAACAGAGCAAGGCTGATCAGTATTTAGAGCTAGTACGTAGAGTAGGGATCGAATTAAGGGCACTACTATCTTCTGTGGATGTTTTGGTAAAAATATTACCAATATCCGCGCATCGCGAAGTAGAAATGGCGCATAAAGTATTAAGTAAAGATATGGCAGAGCTGGTGGCTGCTATGAAGTTGGCACAAACTTACAGTGCCACTACGTTGGACGCTGAGTATcgaaa GGGAATGCTTTCTGCAGCTCATATTTTAGCCATGGACGCGAAGAATCTGTTAGACGTAATCGATTCCATCCGTATTCGTTATCCATACGTAGACAGTCAGATTTGCCAAAAGCAATGCGATGTTGTTAACAGAACGCGGGAATCTACACCCGAGAATCGCATTCGTTCAAGTCAGTCAGGCGAGCAGTTTCTCAGAAGAAGTCAGTCGACCGAACGACAAGGCACGACCTTCAGACAAAGCCAAAGTGGTGATCTGTTACACAGAATGGGCCAATCCGTAGATCGATCTTCACCG GGAAGTCAATCCGATCACAATTCCGGCAGCAGCTTAGAAAGAAGACACAATATAGTAACTAATAGCCTTGAACGCAACTCGACTGCGAGAAGACAAATGGCTACTAATAGCTTAGAAAGAAAAAGACCCTCATTGACATGTAACGCAGGGCCTATGAATAATTCTGTTAATTTAGTGCCAGTCGCTTGCAATTTGGTTCAGACAGTAAGTCCCGTCATACATCCAAGTCAATCGGTTACAACGGGCGTTAATCAACAAACGGTGTTTACGACTAATAGTAAAGCCACAAGTGAGACTTCAATAAATGACAGCTAA